From Corvus moneduloides isolate bCorMon1 chromosome 4, bCorMon1.pri, whole genome shotgun sequence, one genomic window encodes:
- the FEZF1 gene encoding fez family zinc finger protein 1 yields MDNSGNHTATKILATPPSRESLSARSNMISTPKPLAFSIERIMARTPEPRSIPVPQLLHGSVAKGDPKHPLHLNSSIPCMIPFVPVAYDTLPKAAVAGEEPRKAQLDSSSSPSFSCGDLLNCALSLKGDFPRDALPLQQYKLVRPRVVNHSSFHAMGALCYFNRGDSPCHPSSSVNIHPVASYFLSSPLHPQPKAYLAERNKLVLPTVDKYPAGLAFKDLSQAQLQHYMKESAQILSEKIAYKTSEFSRGSPSSKPKVFTCEVCGKVFNAHYNLTRHMPVHTGARPFVCKVCGKGFRQASTLCRHKIIHTQEKPHKCNQCGKAFNRSSTLNTHTRIHAGYKPFVCEFCGKGFHQKGNYKNHKLTHSGEKQFKCNICNKAFHQVYNLTFHMHTHNDKKPFTCPTCGKGFCRNFDLKKHVRKLHDSALGLPRPPAELGGPDPLPPPGPLLQGPPPLQP; encoded by the exons ATGGACAATAGTGGCAACCACACGGCGACCAAAATCCTAGCGACACCTCCGTCCAGAGAAAGCCTGTCTGCCAGGAGCAACATGATCAGCACGCCCAAGCCACTCGCCTTCTCCATTGAGCGCATCATGGCGCGGACTCCAGagccccgctccatccccgtcCCGCAGCTCCTCCATGGCTCCGTGGCCAAAGGCGACCCCAAGCACCCGCTGCACCTCAACTCCTCCATCCCCTGCATGATCCCCTTTGTCCCGGTGGCGTACGACACCCTGCCCAAAGCGGCGGTGGCCGGAGAGGAACCCAGGAAGGCTCAGTTAGATTCCTCTTCCTCGCCCTCCTTTAGCTGCGGCGATCTCTTGAACTGTGCCCTGAGCTTGAAAGGAGATTTCCCCCGCGATGCCCTGCCCTTGCAGCAGTACAAACTGGTAAGACCCCGAGTGGTCAATCACTCCTCCTTCCACGCCATGGGAGCCCTGTGCTATTTCAACCGAGGCGACAGCCCCTGTCACCCGTCCTCCAGTGTCAACATCCACCCGGTGGCTTCTTATTTCCTCAGCTCTCCCTTGCACCCGCAGCCCAAGGCTTACCTGGCGGAGCGGAACAAGCTGGTGCTGCCGACCGTGGACAAGTACCCGGCGGGGCTGGCCTTCAAGGACTTATCGCAGGCTCAGTTGCAGCACTACATGAAAGAAAGTGCTCAGATCCTTTCGGAAAAAATCGCCTATAAGACGTCGGAGTTCAGCCGCGGCTCCCCGAGCAGCAAACCCAAAGTTTTCACGTGTGAAGTTTGTGGAAAG GTATTTAATGCACATTATAACTTAACGCGCCATATGCCGGTGCACACGGGAGCCAGACCCTTTGTTTGCAAAGTTTGCGGAAAGGGCTTCAGACAGGCGAGCACGCTCTGCCGGCACAAGATCATCCACACCCAG GAAAAGCCGCACAAGTGCAACCAGTGCGGCAAAGCTTTTAACCGGAGCTCGACCCTGAACACGCACACGCGAATACATGCCGGCTACAAACCATTTGTCTGTGAATTTTGTGGCAAAGGATTTCACCAGAAAG GCAATTACAAAAACCACAAGCTGACTCACAGCGGGGAGAAGCAGTTCAAGTGCAATATCTGCAACAAGGCTTTTCACCAGGTGTACAATCTGACCTTCCACATGCACACCCACAACGACAAGAAGCCCTTCACCTGCCCCACCTGCGGCAAAGGCTTCTGCAGGAACTTTGACCTCAAGAAGCACGTCCGTAAGCTGCATGACAGCGCCCTGGGACTGCCCCGGCCCCCCGCCGAGCTGGGGGGGCCGGacccgctgcccccgcccggGCCGCTGCTGCAGGGCCCGCCGCCGCTCCAGCCGTGA